In Gossypium hirsutum isolate 1008001.06 chromosome D01, Gossypium_hirsutum_v2.1, whole genome shotgun sequence, the genomic window CAACTGTACTACATCCCATTGTTTTCGCTAGGCCTTCTTGAATCATAAGAGTTTTGATCTTCTCTACATCTTCCCACCTCCCAGCTTCAGCATACATGTTAGAGAGCAAGATGTAACACCCTGTGTTATCATGTTCCAATGATAAAGCATGCTTGGCTGCAACTTCTGCTAATTCTATGTCATTGGCCTTTCTACTTGCAGCTAGTAGAGAACCCCAAATCCGAGCAGTTGGTACTAGTGGCATTTCTTCAATAAATCGCTTAGCTAGATCAAGATTCCCAGTTCGACCAATAAGATCCAGCATACAACCGAAGTGTTCTATTCCTGGGTCAATACCATAATCTCTTTTCATTGAATTAAAGTATTCCCACCCTTCATCGACCATACCAGAAATGCTGCAAGATGATAATAGAGAAACGAAAGTGCTCTTGTTCGGCTTGATACCATGTTCTATCATTTCATGGAACAACTGGATGGAAATTCTCCCAAACCCATGAATGGCATAAGCCATAATGATTGTGTTCCATGACACAACATCTTTACGAAACATTCCATCGAAGCATCTCCTTGCAGTCTGGAGATCTCCACACTTAGCATACAAGTAAATAATCGTATTTGAGATGATGGTATTAGAAGAAGTAAGCCCCAATTTTGTAATAACAGCATGTATTTGCCTACCCTCACTCAAGGAGGTTAATTCAGCATATGCTGGTAAAATACTTGCAAATGTTATCGCATCAGGTTTAACAGATTTGTACCAAATGTCTTGAAACATATCCAAGGCTTCTGAGTACTGTCCATTCTGTACATAAGCAGCAATCATTGCATTCCACGACGCCAAGTTCTTTTCATTGATTCGCGTAAAGACATGTTTAGCCAGTTTCAAGGTCCCACACCTTCCATAAAAGTCAACCAGAGCAGTCTCCAACACTATATGAGGGAGAAACCCTTTTCTGATTGCACTAGCATGAATAGACTTGCCCATCAAGAGGGCTCCCATTTGTGCGCAAGCTGGAAGTAAGTTTATCATTGTAATACCATCTGGCCTCAACTTACCAACCTCTTGCATCTTTTTAACACAAGAGAATGACTCAGAGAAACAAGCATTAGAAACATACCCAGCAACCATAGCATTCCAAGCAACAGTATTTTTGTTAACGATCATCTCAAACACCCTCTCTGCATAAACCGCATTACCGCACTTCCCGTACATATCTATAAGCGACGTTTCAACCATAAAATCCATTTCA contains:
- the LOC107921211 gene encoding pentatricopeptide repeat-containing protein At4g35130, chloroplastic, which produces MAATLLLHYFNAPRIVSLNHFEPPKTNPFAVTRPRFSKPNQLQTTHSKASNILAEPTHFTLIDALCSFIDSGSIENALYLFEEMNHSDTFTWNIIIKGLAHKGLFKEAVSYFRRMEFEGARPDKFTYPFVLKACAGLLSLKEGEKVHAKLIKVGLDLDVYVCNSLISMYMKVGCVELGENVFKEMPVRDLVSWNSIISGYQFVGDGLSSLVCLREMVLIGIRPDKFSFISGLGACSIEGCQRNGKEIHCQVIKNGFEMDFMVETSLIDMYGKCGNAVYAERVFEMIVNKNTVAWNAMVAGYVSNACFSESFSCVKKMQEVGKLRPDGITMINLLPACAQMGALLMGKSIHASAIRKGFLPHIVLETALVDFYGRCGTLKLAKHVFTRINEKNLASWNAMIAAYVQNGQYSEALDMFQDIWYKSVKPDAITFASILPAYAELTSLSEGRQIHAVITKLGLTSSNTIISNTIIYLYAKCGDLQTARRCFDGMFRKDVVSWNTIIMAYAIHGFGRISIQLFHEMIEHGIKPNKSTFVSLLSSCSISGMVDEGWEYFNSMKRDYGIDPGIEHFGCMLDLIGRTGNLDLAKRFIEEMPLVPTARIWGSLLAASRKANDIELAEVAAKHALSLEHDNTGCYILLSNMYAEAGRWEDVEKIKTLMIQEGLAKTMGCSTVETDYKIHRFVDQDRSNAQMSMVNDVMDIISKMTADKEDAYAHRITKLKRTDLTRKRPNLPENHSVRWAISFGLISTELGSPVLVRKNIRICEDCHNVAKKISKITKREIIVGDSKVFHHFQDGNCFCGDYW